Proteins encoded within one genomic window of Dromaius novaehollandiae isolate bDroNov1 chromosome 7, bDroNov1.hap1, whole genome shotgun sequence:
- the CMKLR2 gene encoding chemerin-like receptor 2 translates to MEFEDFENYSYIYDLSEEDESPQSSLSIAHMISLSFYSVAFLLGVPGNAIVIWFMGFKWDKSVSTLWFLNLAIADFIFVLFLPLYITYVAMGFHWPFGKWLCKMNSFIALLNMFASVFFLTFISLDRYIRLVHPVFSYKYRTVRNTLILSGIIWISAAIIGGPALYFRDTTTVLNNITLCYNNFHVHDRELILLRHHILIWVRLAFGYLFPLVTMVICYSLLIVKVKRRTVLTSSRLFWTIIAVVVAFFVCWTPYHIFSIVELSAHHDENLHGLLQDGIPLSTGLAFINSCLNPILYVLISKKFQAQVKTTVSEVLKLALWEVSRSGTVSEQLWSSDNTHAPAHYCETAQ, encoded by the coding sequence ATGGAATTCGAAGATTTTGAGAATTACTCTTATATCTACGACCTGTCTGAGGAAGACGAATCACCCCAGTCCTCCCTCAGCATAGCCCATAtgatttccctttccttttacaGTGTGGCATTTCTGCTGGGAGTGCCAGGTAATGCCATTGTCATCTGGTTTATGGGCTTTAAATGGGATAAATCTGTCTCTACACTCTGGTTCCTCAATCTGGCCATTGCAGATTTTATCTTTGTTCTCTTCTTGCCCCTTTATATTACATATGTGGCAATGGGCTTCCACTGGCCTTTTGGGAAGTGGCTCTGCAAAATGAACTCATTCATTGCACTACTTAATATGTTTGCCAGTGTTTTCTTCCTGACATTCATCAGCCTTGACCGCTACATCCGCCTAGTCCACCCAGTCTTTTCCTACAAGTATCGGACTGTAAGGAACACCCTCATTCTTAGTGGGATCATTTGGATCTCAGCTGCAATTATCGGTGGCCCTGCCTTATACTTCAGAGACACAACTACAGTTCTCAACAACATCACCCTTTGCTACAACAACTTCCATGTACATGACAGAGAACTCATTCTGCTGAGACACCACATTCTCATCTGGGTGAGACTTGCATTTGGTTATCTCTTTCCACTAGTGACCATGGTCATTTGCTACTCATTGCTCATTGTCAAGGTGAAGAGGAGAACTGTACTGACTTCCAGCAGGCTTTTCTGGACCATCATTGCTGTAGTtgtagctttttttgtttgctggaCACCGTATCACATATTCAGCATTGTGGAGCTGTCTGCTCACCATGATGAAAACTTGCATGGCTTATTGCAGGATGGCATTCCCCTCTCCACTGGCCTTGCTTTCATCAACAGTTGCCTTAATCCAATCCTCTACGTTCTGATTAGCAAGAAGTTCCAGGCCCAGGTCAAGACAACTGTCTCTGAAGTGCTGAAATTGGCACTGTGGGAAGTGAGCCGCTCGGGGACTGTCAGTGAGCAGCTGTGGAGCTCAGACAACACCCATGCGCCTGCACATTATTGCGAAACTGCTCAGTGA